A region of Halalkaliarchaeum desulfuricum DNA encodes the following proteins:
- a CDS encoding TFIIB-type zinc finger domain-containing protein yields MTLRVDTTQKKDTWQLSCPECGSRNWRANDGYFECRACTHSGRELYDEVDERLRSREEIEFVGSHANWKAPYAVEPGDDEEGETETDSKREVVR; encoded by the coding sequence ATGACACTTCGTGTCGATACGACGCAGAAGAAGGACACCTGGCAACTCTCCTGTCCGGAGTGTGGCTCCCGCAACTGGCGAGCCAACGATGGCTACTTCGAGTGTCGCGCCTGCACCCACAGCGGCCGGGAGCTGTACGACGAGGTCGACGAGCGGCTCCGCTCGCGGGAGGAAATCGAGTTCGTCGGCTCGCATGCCAACTGGAAAGCCCCCTACGCGGTGGAGCCCGGCGACGACGAGGAGGGAGAGACGGAGACGGACTCGAAGCGGGAGGTGGTTCGATGA
- a CDS encoding UPF0175 family protein codes for MASSSSESSDELATAVGRYVLGDLSLGRAAEAAGLSRWEFEEVLEDAGFTSLYGPRTNDQLQREIDVALDLDE; via the coding sequence ATGGCCTCTTCCAGTAGTGAGTCCTCCGACGAACTTGCGACCGCGGTGGGTCGGTACGTTCTCGGCGACCTCTCGCTCGGACGTGCTGCCGAAGCGGCCGGACTGTCCCGGTGGGAGTTCGAAGAAGTGCTGGAAGACGCTGGCTTCACGTCGCTCTACGGGCCACGAACTAACGACCAGTTACAGCGGGAGATCGACGTTGCACTCGACCTCGACGAATAG
- a CDS encoding helix-turn-helix domain-containing protein, whose protein sequence is MAKRGRKPEVSDREILREFVVSPDPAFVASELGEKLNMSRQGVLNRLDDLEERHLLQSKKAAGRRIFWITHQGEVFFQESEVEDS, encoded by the coding sequence ATGGCCAAACGGGGACGAAAACCGGAAGTCTCTGACAGAGAGATTCTCCGTGAGTTCGTTGTCTCTCCAGATCCAGCCTTCGTAGCCTCTGAATTGGGTGAAAAGTTGAATATGAGTAGGCAAGGCGTGCTTAATCGTCTGGATGATCTTGAAGAGCGTCATCTACTTCAAAGCAAAAAGGCAGCTGGGCGCAGGATTTTCTGGATAACTCATCAGGGCGAAGTCTTTTTCCAGGAATCTGAAGTCGAAGACTCCTGA
- a CDS encoding tyrosine-type recombinase/integrase: MPDQDPRALVDDLRSRLQGRGDEPCQVPFEADRHHLLKMSDNMRLMQSEVGDYRQLKLLRHVRRMAIVPEWPTVEDFEENDEADDAGVETVDDIEALLEERGYLGLALEYRGAADAIVRWIHSEYDNEHTNQDYRTALRSFGRYRLKLDDPPESLAWIPTTTSNNFDPVPSERDLLLWEADVVPMIEACHNARDRALIAVQFEAGLRSGELFDLRVGDVYDGEYTTSLHVDGKQGERSVPLVVSLPYLQEWLTDDRCPNDPDAFLWSKLQSDDRPSYRTWRDYFEDAANRAGISKPVTPTNFRKSNTRWLIVQGYSQARIEDRQGRKRGSDHTRRYMAHFGEESQERAYARLQGLDVEPEEDAGDASPLECPRCRRETPREKDHCMWCNFALSDDAVEAAQTRQELGLQAVGRLVSEQGLSPEEAAAVIERTVDERVQAALADHSDPS, from the coding sequence ATGCCAGATCAGGACCCACGCGCCCTCGTCGACGATCTCCGAAGTCGACTCCAGGGGCGCGGCGACGAGCCCTGTCAGGTGCCGTTCGAGGCCGACCGCCACCACCTCCTCAAGATGAGCGACAACATGCGGCTCATGCAATCGGAGGTCGGCGACTACCGCCAACTCAAACTGCTGCGTCACGTCCGGCGGATGGCGATCGTCCCCGAGTGGCCCACCGTCGAGGACTTCGAGGAAAACGACGAAGCCGACGACGCCGGCGTCGAAACTGTCGACGACATCGAAGCCCTCCTCGAGGAACGGGGCTACCTGGGACTCGCCCTCGAGTATCGGGGTGCCGCCGACGCGATTGTCCGCTGGATCCACAGCGAGTACGACAACGAACACACCAACCAGGACTACCGGACGGCACTCCGCTCGTTCGGTCGCTACCGGCTCAAGCTCGACGACCCACCCGAAAGTCTCGCGTGGATCCCCACGACCACGAGCAACAACTTCGATCCGGTCCCGTCCGAACGGGATCTCCTGCTGTGGGAAGCCGACGTCGTGCCGATGATCGAGGCGTGTCACAACGCCCGCGACCGGGCGCTCATCGCCGTCCAGTTCGAGGCGGGCCTCCGAAGTGGCGAACTCTTCGACCTCCGCGTCGGCGACGTCTACGACGGCGAATACACGACGAGCCTGCACGTCGACGGCAAACAGGGGGAACGCTCCGTCCCGCTCGTCGTCTCCTTGCCGTACCTCCAGGAGTGGCTCACGGACGATCGCTGCCCCAACGACCCGGATGCGTTCCTCTGGTCGAAGCTGCAAAGCGACGACCGTCCCTCCTACCGCACCTGGCGGGACTACTTCGAGGACGCCGCCAACCGCGCAGGCATCAGTAAACCCGTCACGCCGACCAACTTCCGGAAGTCCAACACGCGCTGGCTGATCGTCCAGGGGTACTCTCAGGCGCGTATCGAGGACCGACAGGGACGCAAGCGCGGCTCCGATCACACCCGCCGGTACATGGCGCATTTCGGGGAGGAAAGCCAGGAGCGGGCCTACGCCCGTCTCCAGGGGCTCGACGTCGAACCCGAAGAGGACGCGGGCGACGCCAGCCCGCTCGAGTGCCCGCGCTGTCGCCGGGAAACCCCTCGCGAGAAAGACCACTGCATGTGGTGTAACTTCGCGCTCTCCGATGACGCCGTCGAGGCGGCCCAGACGCGACAGGAACTCGGCTTGCAGGCGGTCGGTCGTCTCGTCTCCGAGCAGGGTCTCTCTCCCGAGGAGGCGGCCGCCGTGATCGAACGCACCGTCGACGAGCGGGTCCAGGCGGCACTCGCCGATCATTCGGATCCCTCCTGA
- a CDS encoding MarR family transcriptional regulator, with translation MSSVPHGNMKATESGIIRAFKESSDPFLTTTELAEQFDMTRQGMAKRLDRLAERGVLTRKSCGSGYGWWLDQESSTSDSWKKTSP, from the coding sequence ATGAGTTCAGTTCCACATGGGAATATGAAAGCTACTGAATCCGGCATCATCCGAGCCTTCAAGGAATCCTCCGATCCTTTTTTGACTACTACTGAACTCGCGGAGCAGTTCGATATGACGAGACAGGGTATGGCAAAACGTCTAGATAGGTTGGCTGAACGGGGTGTTCTTACTAGAAAGAGCTGTGGTAGTGGATACGGGTGGTGGCTCGATCAGGAGTCTTCGACTTCAGATTCCTGGAAAAAGACTTCGCCCTGA